AGGAGGAGGAGGGCGTCGAGGAGGTAACGGAGATCATGGAGCGGCGATAACGATGAACACGGCAGACCAGTATCTGAAGGCGATTTACCTCGTGCAGGAGACGGAGGACGGCCCCGCCTCGACGGGCGCGGTCGCCGACGCGCTCGACGTGAGTCCCGCCTCCGCCAACGAGATGATCGGGAAACTCGAGGAGCGCGGCCTCGCCGAACACGAGAAGTACAAGGGCGTCTCCCTCAGCGACGAGGGGATCGTCAGGGCCCGCGAGGCGCTGTCGAACTACTGCATCATCGAGCGGTTCCTCGCGAACGTCCTCGAGGTCGAGGAGTTCCGCGCGGAGGCGCGCTCGCTGGAGGCGGTCATCGACGACACCGTCGCCGAGCGCCTCGACACCATCATCGACCGCTCCTCGGAGTGCCCCGACTGTTTCGACGCCGAGACGGACGCCTGCAAGTACATCGCGGAAGTCGAGTCGGAGAACCCGGCCGACTGACCCGCGTCGCCGCCGCCCCGTCGTCCGACCGTGTCGGTCCGCGGCGACCCGGCGGGATTAAGTGGGGGCCTCCGGTAGAGCGGGTCCATGGGTAGCGGGGTGACCGATCGGATCAGGTCGTTCGTGGGGGCGGACGACGACGATCACGACTTCGAGTGTGCCGGCTGTGGGCGAGGGTTCGACGCGAACAGACAGCAGTGTCCCGACTGTGACGGCTTCGACATTCGGCGT
This genomic stretch from Halobaculum roseum harbors:
- a CDS encoding metal-dependent transcriptional regulator, whose protein sequence is MNTADQYLKAIYLVQETEDGPASTGAVADALDVSPASANEMIGKLEERGLAEHEKYKGVSLSDEGIVRAREALSNYCIIERFLANVLEVEEFRAEARSLEAVIDDTVAERLDTIIDRSSECPDCFDAETDACKYIAEVESENPAD